From Anopheles darlingi chromosome 2, idAnoDarlMG_H_01, whole genome shotgun sequence, the proteins below share one genomic window:
- the LOC125952384 gene encoding 26S proteasome non-ATPase regulatory subunit 14, with protein MDRLLRLGGAMPGLSQAPPPSDAPVVDTAEQVYISSLALLKMLKHGRAGVPMEVMGLMLGEFVDDYTVQVIDVFAMPQTGTGVSVEAVDPVFQAKMLDMLKQTGRPEMVVGWYHSHPGFGCWLSGVDINTQQSFEALSERAVAVVVDPIQSVKGKVVIDAFRLINHNMLVLGQEPRQTTSNLGHLQKPSVQALIHGLNRNYYSISINYRKNELEQKMLLNLHKKSWMDGLTLANYEEHCSINESTISEMLELAKNYNKALEDEEKMTPEQLAIKNVGKQDPKRHLEEKVDTLMSNNIVQCLGAMLDTIVFK; from the exons atggatCGTTTGTTGCGACTTGGAGGAGCGATGCCCGGTTTGAGTCAAGCCCCGCCGCCCTCGGATGCGCCCGTGGTAGACACGGCCGAGCAGGTTTACATTTCTTCGCTGGCCCTTCTAAAAATGCTGAAACACGGTCGCGCCGGTGTACCCATGGAAGTGATGGGTTTAATGTTGG GTGAGTTCGTGGACGATTATACCGTGCAGGTGATTGACGTGTTTGCGATGCCTCAGACGGGAACAGGAGTATCAGTAGAGGCGGTCGATCCCGTCTTCCAGGCCAAGATGTTGGATATGCTGAAACAAACAGGTCGCCCGGAGATGGTTGTCGGTTGGTATCACTCGCATCCTGGCtttggctgctggctgtcgGGTGTCGATATAAACACGCAGCAGTCGTTCGAGGCACTTTCCGAGCGAgcggtcgccgttgtcgtcgaccCAATCCAATCGGTTAAGGGCAAAGTCGTGATCGATGCGTTCCGACTGATCAACCACAACATGCTCGTCCTGGGACAGGAGCCTCGGCAAACGACTTCTAATCTGGGTCACCTGCAGAAACCCTCGGTGCAGGCACTGATTCACGGTCTGAACCGAAATTACTACTCGATCAGCATTAACTACCGGAAGAATGAGTTGGAGCAAAAGATGTTGCTTAATTTGCACAAAAAatcatggatggatgggctgACGTTGGCCAACTATGAGGAACACTGTAGCATCAACGAAAGCACCATCAGTGAAATGCTCGAACTGGCGAAGAACTACAATAAG GCTCTCGAGGATGAAGAAAAGATGACTCCTGAACAGCTGGCCATCAAGAACGTAGGCAAGCAGGATCCGAAGCGTCACCTGGAAGAGAAGGTGGACACGCTCATGTCGAACAACATCGTGCAGTGTCTTGGGGCTATGTTAGATACGATCGTCTTCAAGTAA